In the Thalassoglobus sp. JC818 genome, one interval contains:
- a CDS encoding sigma-54 dependent transcriptional regulator produces the protein MLTTTELSSVLTLLTENDVNHLIIDQSAGTSEKEVAAAHDLRSRLITFLKKHNLNTQVWELVSVDEARPAVEVTAFDRYVAYERLEDLVSAYLAKLAESVDVTTSRPSESVELPPDSSRLTPVSDAEMEVFDGNIPLVETRSPQFRKMLTDLEIAGGHDVAILLIGETGSGKTHLSRMVHARSPRNDQPFLHVACGALPRDLIEGELFGHAKGAFTSAHADKEGKFLAARRGTILLDEIDVLGPDQQVKLLRVIETGEFEPVGSNRTHVSEARLIFASNLDLEPLVEQGKFRPDLYYRLNMMKFEIPPLRKRKMDIIPLSRLFIQKFRSKHGIPVSKIDDAVLDALLGYPWPGNVRELEHVMQRAVIYCRDGVLKPEHLPPHLLNGQVGPTNDPSIRLGTTKPAADENSLGQQVAVSEKEIIEQTLYKNNYSRTNTAKELGISRVTLYNKMKKYEMLKPSQSNN, from the coding sequence GTGCTTACGACGACAGAATTGTCGAGCGTCTTGACGTTACTCACAGAGAATGATGTCAATCACCTGATCATCGATCAGTCCGCCGGGACAAGTGAGAAAGAAGTCGCCGCTGCACATGACTTGCGATCTCGGCTGATCACTTTCCTGAAGAAACACAATCTGAATACACAAGTCTGGGAACTCGTTTCTGTCGACGAAGCACGACCTGCTGTCGAAGTGACAGCCTTCGACCGATACGTCGCTTATGAACGGCTCGAAGATCTCGTCTCCGCCTACCTCGCGAAGCTGGCAGAATCTGTCGACGTCACCACCAGTCGGCCCAGCGAATCGGTCGAACTTCCGCCGGACTCTTCACGACTGACACCAGTCTCTGACGCGGAGATGGAAGTCTTCGACGGAAACATTCCACTCGTGGAAACGCGATCTCCACAGTTTCGGAAGATGCTGACCGACCTCGAGATCGCTGGTGGTCACGACGTCGCCATTCTTCTGATTGGAGAAACCGGTTCCGGAAAAACTCATCTCTCTCGGATGGTTCATGCCCGCTCGCCCAGAAATGACCAACCCTTTCTGCACGTCGCGTGTGGAGCACTGCCACGAGATTTGATTGAAGGCGAACTCTTCGGCCATGCCAAAGGAGCGTTCACGAGTGCTCATGCCGATAAGGAAGGAAAGTTTCTGGCGGCCAGACGGGGAACAATTCTACTCGACGAAATCGATGTTCTTGGCCCGGATCAGCAGGTCAAGCTTCTGCGAGTCATCGAAACCGGCGAGTTTGAGCCGGTCGGTTCGAACCGAACCCACGTCTCGGAAGCTCGTCTCATTTTCGCGAGCAACCTGGATCTGGAACCACTCGTCGAGCAAGGCAAGTTTCGCCCCGACCTCTACTACCGCCTCAACATGATGAAGTTTGAGATTCCTCCACTTCGAAAACGGAAGATGGACATCATCCCGCTGAGTCGGTTGTTTATCCAGAAGTTCCGAAGCAAACATGGAATCCCAGTCAGCAAAATTGACGATGCGGTTCTCGACGCGCTGTTGGGCTATCCCTGGCCCGGAAATGTCCGCGAACTCGAACACGTGATGCAGCGAGCGGTGATCTACTGTCGCGATGGTGTTCTTAAGCCCGAACATCTCCCGCCCCACCTGCTCAATGGTCAAGTCGGCCCCACCAACGATCCTTCCATCCGACTCGGAACGACGAAGCCAGCCGCCGACGAAAACTCGCTGGGCCAGCAAGTCGCTGTCAGCGAGAAGGAGATCATCGAGCAAACTCTTTATAAGAACAATTACTCTCGAACCAACACCGCCAAGGAACTCGGCATCAGTCGCGTGACTCTCTACAATAAGATGAAAAAGTACGAGATGCTCAAGCCGTCTCAGTCGAACAACTGA
- a CDS encoding tetratricopeptide repeat protein, which produces MMSQTPCSQYGGVPIQLKQWLSCLILIAMTPLFSYADAVTDYNLAIEFYKQQRWKLAADACETFVTEYPTHDRVPVVHLYWGQSLVHLRDFQNARAKFERFLKDSPNSSDRPLAMYRIGECSYFVNDLDRAKAELTAFLKSYNSHELAEWAIIYLGEVEFRRGEQTEAVKAFQYYLDNYPGGKLQDDAEYSLARAFEANGQAEEANKLYQKISNSTTHPRAADALFNLAAAQFAAGNYSAAAEAFSAVGSRFPSHRLVPLASLNAGYAHYQQQQFKEAIEQFKIAQTLPEQKENADYWTGLSYKSLSEFEQAVEVFSRSLNDNPKQALAPNLHFQWGDSALRLGNLDVAIAQFETVYQNWPDSEYADDSVHSACEAAFRLGDLERAEALNLVFNQSYAEGGLRMVQQLLAGRVLIARSDAPMVEAAQREELLNSAVELLSGVAETSTIPQTSQLAQFQLARAYERLEKNQEVIDTISALLKSETPLEDELVHDAHLLLANARLRLDDFPNSMQGFRDVIDSAESDAERMNGLTGLIVAATEHHEWQIVRQSLQQLKEIDKEDRQLSRLAIAAGDTAFEIQEWEEAESFFKMVISRNQDNDAARSAYSGLGHAFFKQEKFEESAHSFAALADLADKVDELKTHAFYMQATALRNAEQLENALLAFEEGVSAYQEADFSKLSEETQENIYRLAKSGARVARELERIDVANKLYQVAFNQMKSRPAEEQSELDRLIFEWADVNYNADDYKRADELYQLLVQERPDSPLADDASLILAESLRFDEQSAEAIKAFQTILADPNADEFVRRRSLVHMTDLSAESEDWETVLSSARMLRDEFPMNSHSQYAEYRIGEALLQTGANAEAYEQLNTLRDSIRQELDNAPVWWAEVWILYAESALRLKEYEELRAAIEELQSLDPMTSAIQRGELLVGQSYEQQARFDDARRAYLRIVSSPTGRGTETAAEAQFRIAESFLKQENFELALKEYYKVYAGYDAPTYEAAALFQAARSDAAMKQWQGALKSYQTLLDEFPDSQYAPEAQTQIDQILQAIPELKSEKE; this is translated from the coding sequence ATGATGAGTCAAACTCCCTGCTCACAATACGGCGGTGTTCCAATCCAGTTGAAACAATGGTTGTCTTGCCTGATTCTCATCGCGATGACACCGCTGTTTTCGTACGCGGACGCAGTCACCGATTACAATCTCGCCATCGAGTTCTACAAGCAGCAGCGCTGGAAGCTGGCTGCTGACGCATGCGAAACCTTCGTGACCGAATACCCCACGCACGATCGGGTGCCGGTCGTCCATCTCTATTGGGGACAGTCGCTGGTTCACCTGAGAGACTTTCAGAATGCGAGAGCGAAATTCGAACGCTTCCTCAAAGATTCTCCCAACTCCTCTGATCGTCCGCTGGCGATGTACCGCATCGGCGAGTGCAGCTACTTCGTCAATGACCTCGACAGAGCGAAGGCCGAACTGACTGCATTCCTGAAGTCTTACAACAGCCACGAACTCGCAGAGTGGGCCATCATCTATCTCGGCGAAGTGGAATTCCGTCGCGGTGAGCAAACCGAAGCTGTGAAGGCCTTTCAGTATTATCTGGACAACTATCCCGGCGGTAAACTTCAGGACGACGCCGAGTACAGCCTGGCTCGAGCGTTCGAAGCGAATGGACAAGCCGAAGAAGCGAACAAGCTCTATCAGAAGATCTCAAACTCGACGACTCATCCGCGAGCTGCCGATGCTCTCTTCAACCTCGCAGCTGCTCAGTTCGCAGCCGGAAACTACAGCGCCGCAGCCGAAGCCTTCTCAGCAGTCGGCTCTCGTTTCCCGAGCCATCGACTGGTCCCTCTCGCCTCTTTGAATGCCGGATACGCTCACTACCAGCAACAACAATTCAAAGAAGCGATCGAACAATTCAAGATCGCTCAAACGCTGCCGGAACAAAAAGAAAACGCAGACTACTGGACCGGATTGAGTTACAAATCGCTCAGCGAATTTGAACAGGCCGTCGAAGTTTTCTCACGTTCACTCAACGACAACCCCAAGCAAGCTCTCGCCCCGAATCTTCACTTCCAGTGGGGAGACTCCGCGTTGCGACTCGGAAACCTCGACGTCGCCATCGCACAATTTGAAACGGTCTATCAAAACTGGCCAGACAGTGAGTACGCCGACGATTCCGTTCACTCCGCATGCGAGGCAGCCTTCCGACTCGGAGACCTCGAACGCGCAGAAGCTCTGAATCTGGTGTTCAATCAAAGTTATGCCGAAGGCGGCCTACGTATGGTGCAACAACTGCTCGCCGGACGAGTGCTCATCGCTCGCAGCGACGCTCCCATGGTCGAAGCAGCTCAGCGTGAGGAATTGCTGAACAGCGCAGTTGAACTCCTGAGTGGCGTCGCTGAGACGTCAACGATTCCGCAAACATCGCAACTCGCACAGTTCCAACTGGCACGCGCTTACGAACGACTCGAGAAGAACCAGGAAGTCATCGACACAATCTCCGCACTCTTAAAGAGTGAAACACCGCTGGAAGATGAACTTGTCCACGATGCTCATCTCCTACTGGCCAACGCTCGCTTGCGACTCGATGACTTCCCGAATTCCATGCAGGGATTCCGAGACGTCATTGACAGTGCGGAGTCCGACGCCGAACGGATGAACGGTCTGACCGGGCTGATTGTCGCTGCGACCGAGCATCATGAATGGCAAATCGTCCGACAATCTCTGCAACAACTCAAAGAGATTGACAAAGAAGATCGACAACTGAGTCGGCTCGCAATCGCCGCAGGTGACACCGCCTTCGAGATTCAGGAATGGGAAGAAGCAGAGTCATTCTTCAAAATGGTCATCTCCCGCAATCAGGACAATGATGCTGCCCGATCCGCCTATTCTGGACTGGGTCACGCTTTCTTCAAGCAGGAGAAATTTGAAGAGTCAGCTCACTCGTTCGCCGCGCTCGCCGATCTCGCGGACAAAGTTGATGAACTCAAGACTCACGCTTTCTACATGCAAGCGACGGCCCTGCGAAACGCAGAGCAACTCGAGAATGCACTCCTGGCGTTTGAGGAAGGTGTCTCAGCCTATCAGGAGGCTGACTTCTCTAAGCTCAGCGAAGAAACACAAGAGAACATTTACCGGCTCGCAAAGAGCGGAGCACGTGTCGCTCGTGAACTCGAGCGGATTGATGTCGCAAACAAGCTCTATCAAGTCGCCTTCAATCAGATGAAATCGCGTCCAGCAGAAGAGCAGTCAGAACTTGACCGACTGATTTTCGAATGGGCGGATGTGAACTACAACGCGGACGACTACAAACGAGCCGACGAGCTCTATCAGCTTCTCGTTCAAGAGCGTCCCGATAGCCCACTCGCTGACGATGCCAGCTTGATCCTCGCGGAGAGCTTACGCTTTGATGAACAGTCAGCTGAGGCCATCAAAGCCTTCCAGACGATTCTCGCTGATCCAAACGCCGATGAATTCGTTCGCCGCCGCTCGCTTGTGCATATGACAGACCTCTCAGCCGAAAGCGAAGACTGGGAAACTGTGCTCAGTTCAGCACGCATGCTTAGAGACGAATTCCCAATGAATTCACACTCCCAGTATGCAGAGTACAGAATTGGCGAAGCTCTATTGCAAACTGGAGCCAATGCCGAGGCTTATGAACAACTCAATACGCTTCGAGATTCAATTCGGCAAGAGTTGGACAATGCCCCGGTTTGGTGGGCGGAAGTCTGGATTTTGTACGCGGAAAGTGCGTTGCGGCTAAAAGAATACGAAGAACTCCGCGCCGCCATCGAAGAACTGCAAAGTCTCGATCCGATGACAAGTGCGATTCAACGAGGGGAACTTCTCGTCGGTCAAAGTTACGAACAACAGGCACGCTTCGACGACGCACGCCGAGCCTATTTGAGAATCGTCTCTTCCCCAACCGGACGAGGAACCGAAACAGCTGCGGAAGCCCAGTTCCGAATCGCGGAATCGTTTCTCAAGCAGGAAAACTTCGAACTGGCACTCAAAGAATACTACAAGGTTTATGCTGGGTATGATGCACCCACTTATGAAGCAGCGGCACTCTTCCAGGCAGCAAGAAGCGACGCAGCCATGAAGCAGTGGCAAGGGGCTTTAAAATCGTATCAAACTTTGCTCGACGAATTTCCGGACAGCCAGTACGCTCCCGAAGCACAAACGCAAATCGACCAAATCCTTCAAGCCATCCCCGAACTCAAGTCGGAAAAAGAGTAA
- a CDS encoding MotA/TolQ/ExbB proton channel family protein gives MEKVSFLNNWTRSGGLGLSKTKHSTLCLVIALAFTGSFFANSAHAQEVELTPVPASDIDSATASQNAIEQSDVAQGDTAAPSRGLPTNILEIFLSLRYWIIPFALATLIAVWFTTERVVVLRRGRVIPKPFVLRFLKLLDEGELDREEALQICEENGSPVATVFAHGVRKWGKPSVEVEQAIIDGGERQVSALRKHLRVINGVATVTPLIGLLGTVWGMLESFNQIAVSGAMGNTNQLASGIALALVTTAAGLIVAIPSLISYMYLSGRVDSIVMQMDDLAQRVVHNISAEGIAEKEARLRMVAGSKGGTKKSAG, from the coding sequence ATGGAGAAAGTGTCGTTCCTGAACAATTGGACTCGATCGGGCGGGCTCGGATTGAGCAAGACCAAACACTCCACGCTCTGCCTTGTCATCGCCTTGGCGTTCACAGGATCGTTCTTCGCGAACTCCGCTCACGCACAGGAAGTCGAGCTGACTCCTGTTCCTGCTTCTGACATCGACAGCGCAACCGCTTCTCAAAACGCGATCGAGCAGAGCGATGTAGCCCAAGGCGATACGGCCGCCCCCAGTCGCGGTCTGCCTACGAACATTCTCGAGATCTTTCTCTCCCTCCGATACTGGATCATTCCCTTCGCGCTGGCGACGTTGATCGCTGTCTGGTTCACCACCGAACGCGTCGTTGTGCTGCGAAGGGGACGGGTCATTCCCAAACCGTTCGTTCTTCGTTTCCTGAAGCTTCTCGACGAAGGGGAACTCGATCGCGAAGAGGCGCTTCAGATTTGCGAGGAGAACGGATCACCAGTCGCGACTGTCTTCGCCCATGGCGTTCGAAAGTGGGGAAAGCCGAGTGTCGAAGTCGAGCAAGCCATTATCGACGGCGGCGAACGACAGGTGAGTGCGCTCCGAAAGCACCTGCGCGTGATCAATGGCGTCGCAACAGTGACTCCGCTCATCGGACTTCTGGGAACGGTCTGGGGAATGCTGGAATCGTTCAACCAAATCGCTGTCTCAGGAGCTATGGGAAACACCAACCAGCTGGCATCGGGAATTGCTCTGGCACTCGTCACGACAGCAGCTGGCCTGATTGTCGCGATTCCATCGCTCATCTCTTACATGTATTTGTCCGGTCGAGTCGATTCGATCGTGATGCAAATGGACGACCTTGCTCAACGGGTGGTCCACAACATCTCCGCCGAAGGCATCGCTGAGAAAGAAGCGAGATTGAGAATGGTCGCTGGCTCGAAAGGCGGCACGAAAAAATCCGCGGGGTAA
- a CDS encoding MMPL family transporter, giving the protein MDERLIRGSWILLAIAFVVTAVLYVPSTQLQYDQTIESLYDPSDPLLVSYLRNKEAFGGDEFLIVGFPVDDPTSSETLEDIRQLADELSAVPGIRSESTQDLEATLRNDRASGLLRVAMRLRAVEESILDLSRRVLVSDDDHTVSIILRLEDASTATVSRGETFRQVREIAANHSPETVVAGEPLQIFETFQYVEQDAWVLGYASFILLSLVILFLFRSLRWVILPLIIMEVVLIWTKGMTALTGIDLSIVSSIVPSLVTIIVIATTMHVTLVYRRYLLEFDREKAFRLTEQHLARPIFWTCVTTAVGFFSLFSSSIVPVRSFAVLMATASLLIPIVCVLILPGGMLLGRGQYTPESPPEETRMVAALTQIAHWANRHAKGLFTAVILVAVFSGIGLTRLNVETDFSKNFRSNSSIVQAIEFFETRMGGVGTWEITFTAPNELDDELLDKVRDLTAELKEMVSDDESGLTKVISLTDGLDLVPKIRVSSGREGGVFSVIPRFRTPTLEERQELLDSLQPEMTPSLYRADLGQMRILLRAREQQSAEVKLKLIEEVEEVARQYFPDARASGLYVLLANLIKSLLNDQLLSFVIAALGITGTIAFALRSIKLGLISTIPNMFPILVVIGAMGWLDVPVNIGTAMIASVSIGLTVDATIHYIFTYQRQRRSGHDHETSVVKAHTEVGLAMVLATLALVVGFSVLILSNFVPLADFGILVSVAMAGGLLCNLFLLPSLLKIFVADPVTTQDEEAVSEAVESVA; this is encoded by the coding sequence ATGGACGAACGACTTATTCGCGGAAGTTGGATACTTCTGGCGATCGCCTTTGTGGTGACAGCAGTGCTTTACGTCCCGTCGACGCAGTTGCAATACGATCAGACAATCGAGTCACTCTACGATCCCAGCGATCCACTTCTCGTTTCCTATCTGAGAAACAAAGAAGCATTCGGCGGGGATGAGTTTCTGATCGTCGGATTTCCTGTCGACGATCCGACCAGTTCGGAAACTCTCGAAGACATTCGCCAACTGGCAGACGAACTCTCGGCCGTTCCAGGAATTCGGTCTGAGAGCACACAGGATCTGGAAGCCACGCTTAGAAACGATCGAGCCAGTGGGCTGCTTCGCGTGGCGATGCGATTGAGAGCGGTCGAAGAATCCATTCTTGATCTTTCACGTCGAGTTCTCGTCAGTGACGACGATCACACCGTTTCAATCATTCTGAGGTTGGAAGACGCCTCAACTGCAACTGTTTCACGAGGTGAGACTTTTCGACAAGTCCGCGAGATTGCAGCGAATCACTCACCTGAGACGGTCGTCGCTGGCGAACCGCTGCAAATCTTTGAGACCTTTCAATACGTCGAGCAAGATGCCTGGGTGCTCGGGTACGCTTCATTCATTTTGCTGTCACTGGTCATCTTGTTTCTATTTCGAAGTCTTCGGTGGGTGATCCTGCCGTTGATCATCATGGAAGTCGTGTTGATCTGGACGAAAGGGATGACCGCGCTGACGGGAATTGATTTGAGCATCGTCAGCTCAATCGTTCCGTCGCTTGTGACCATTATTGTCATTGCGACGACGATGCACGTCACACTTGTGTATCGTCGATACCTCCTCGAGTTCGACCGGGAGAAAGCCTTTCGTCTGACGGAGCAACATCTCGCCCGTCCGATCTTCTGGACGTGCGTCACGACTGCGGTCGGTTTTTTCTCGCTCTTCAGCTCGAGTATTGTTCCGGTGCGAAGTTTCGCAGTGCTCATGGCGACTGCTTCGCTTCTAATTCCGATCGTCTGTGTCTTGATCCTGCCGGGAGGAATGCTTTTAGGACGAGGCCAGTACACTCCCGAGTCGCCGCCTGAAGAAACCAGAATGGTGGCAGCGCTGACGCAAATTGCTCACTGGGCCAACCGACATGCCAAAGGGCTGTTCACGGCAGTCATATTAGTGGCAGTGTTTTCCGGAATCGGGCTGACGCGATTGAATGTCGAAACGGACTTCAGCAAGAACTTTCGAAGCAACAGTTCCATCGTTCAGGCGATCGAGTTCTTCGAGACACGTATGGGCGGTGTCGGAACCTGGGAAATTACATTCACCGCTCCGAATGAACTCGATGACGAACTGCTCGACAAAGTCCGCGATCTGACCGCGGAACTGAAAGAGATGGTGAGCGACGACGAATCCGGGCTGACGAAAGTGATCTCTCTGACGGACGGACTCGATCTGGTCCCAAAGATTCGTGTCTCTTCCGGCCGGGAAGGGGGCGTCTTCTCAGTCATCCCCAGATTCCGAACGCCCACCTTGGAAGAACGACAAGAGTTGCTCGATTCACTTCAGCCTGAAATGACTCCCTCGCTCTATCGAGCTGATCTCGGGCAGATGCGAATTCTTCTTCGTGCTCGCGAACAGCAGTCGGCCGAGGTGAAACTCAAGCTGATCGAAGAAGTCGAGGAGGTTGCGCGTCAGTACTTTCCCGATGCCAGAGCTTCTGGGCTGTACGTCTTGCTGGCCAATCTCATCAAGAGTCTGCTTAACGATCAGTTGCTCAGCTTTGTGATCGCAGCGCTCGGAATCACAGGAACAATCGCGTTTGCACTGCGAAGCATCAAGCTAGGACTCATTTCGACGATCCCGAACATGTTCCCGATTCTCGTTGTCATCGGTGCGATGGGATGGCTCGACGTGCCAGTGAATATCGGAACCGCCATGATCGCCAGCGTCTCCATAGGTCTCACGGTCGATGCCACGATTCATTACATCTTCACTTATCAACGACAGCGACGAAGCGGGCACGATCACGAAACTTCGGTCGTCAAAGCTCATACCGAAGTCGGGCTCGCCATGGTTTTGGCGACGCTGGCACTCGTCGTCGGGTTCAGTGTTCTGATTCTCTCAAACTTTGTGCCACTCGCGGACTTTGGAATTCTGGTCAGCGTCGCAATGGCAGGTGGGCTGTTGTGCAATCTATTCCTGCTCCCTTCTCTGCTGAAGATCTTCGTCGCAGATCCAGTCACGACCCAAGACGAAGAGGCCGTTTCCGAAGCGGTCGAGTCAGTCGCCTAA
- a CDS encoding alkaline phosphatase, with translation MAFIMRYFLALGALLAAVQCVQAQDSDYLRTIQLDAVEAKKADFGHWGWTADQYLQWGTHSNRLIPVYTFGTLGAGKGIDLNDYTGPNSRYRSAESITELYGRLPQATLNPHAEYCDQTDIMQIQSAALAAGKKHIFLVVFDGMDWITTRAANVYKQGAITYDEGRGNGLHFQDYTANGTTQYGFMVTSPYVDDAQVNVDLQTAVSDLNSALGGYWFERGGEAPWSEPSDPTYLLAKKTKAGPRQAYTDSASSATSMTAGIKTFNAAINVDHSGERVRTIAHTAQEQGYQIGVVTSVPISHATPAATYAHNVSRNDYQDLTNDLLGLPSISHQEKPLEGVDVLIGAGYGVARDLDSGQGQNFVPGNAYLAEGSIGKIDVNKGGRYVVSTRQAGKDGAIELQKAAKHAAANGHRLFGFYGVEAAHLPFRTADGQYNPTQGRSKTAESYTPADLEENPTLAEMTQSALTVLEADGKPFWMLLEAGDVDWANHDNNIDNSIGAVISGDEAVQVITNWVEKNSSWDESVMIVTADHGHFLVLKRPELLLQPATGTTSR, from the coding sequence ATGGCGTTTATTATGCGGTATTTCCTCGCTCTCGGTGCGCTGCTGGCAGCTGTTCAATGCGTTCAGGCACAAGATTCTGACTATCTTCGAACGATCCAGCTTGATGCAGTCGAAGCGAAAAAAGCTGACTTCGGACATTGGGGGTGGACAGCTGACCAGTACCTTCAATGGGGAACCCATAGCAATCGGCTGATCCCGGTTTACACCTTCGGTACGCTTGGTGCCGGAAAAGGCATCGACCTGAATGACTACACCGGTCCAAATAGCCGCTACCGATCTGCTGAGAGCATCACCGAACTCTACGGACGACTTCCGCAAGCCACGCTCAACCCTCACGCGGAATACTGTGATCAGACAGACATCATGCAAATCCAGTCAGCAGCCCTGGCTGCGGGGAAGAAACATATCTTCCTCGTCGTCTTCGATGGAATGGACTGGATCACCACTCGTGCAGCAAACGTCTACAAACAAGGGGCCATAACATACGACGAAGGGCGAGGAAACGGACTGCATTTCCAGGACTACACAGCGAACGGAACAACGCAATATGGGTTCATGGTCACGAGCCCTTATGTTGATGACGCTCAAGTGAACGTCGATCTTCAGACTGCGGTTTCCGATCTCAATTCGGCACTCGGTGGCTATTGGTTCGAGCGCGGAGGCGAAGCTCCCTGGAGTGAGCCTTCTGACCCAACTTACCTGCTCGCCAAGAAAACCAAAGCAGGCCCCCGACAGGCATATACAGATTCGGCAAGTTCCGCCACGAGCATGACGGCAGGCATCAAGACTTTTAACGCGGCCATCAACGTTGACCACAGCGGCGAACGAGTTCGGACCATCGCTCACACAGCTCAGGAGCAGGGATATCAAATCGGAGTCGTGACCAGCGTCCCCATCAGCCACGCCACACCAGCCGCTACCTACGCGCACAATGTTTCGAGGAATGATTACCAAGACCTGACGAACGACCTGCTCGGCCTCCCTTCCATTTCCCACCAGGAAAAACCTTTGGAAGGTGTCGATGTACTGATCGGTGCTGGCTACGGAGTTGCGCGTGATCTCGATTCCGGACAAGGCCAGAATTTTGTTCCAGGAAATGCCTATCTCGCCGAGGGTTCCATCGGAAAGATTGATGTCAACAAGGGCGGGCGATACGTCGTCTCGACTCGCCAGGCAGGCAAAGACGGTGCAATTGAGCTCCAGAAAGCCGCCAAACATGCGGCAGCCAACGGCCATCGCCTCTTTGGATTCTACGGTGTCGAAGCGGCACACTTGCCGTTTCGCACAGCTGACGGTCAATACAACCCGACTCAAGGTCGCAGCAAAACCGCCGAGTCGTACACGCCAGCCGACCTCGAAGAAAACCCGACGCTCGCAGAAATGACGCAATCAGCACTTACCGTTCTGGAAGCAGACGGCAAACCTTTCTGGATGTTACTCGAGGCAGGTGACGTCGACTGGGCAAACCACGACAACAACATCGACAACTCGATCGGTGCTGTAATTTCGGGCGACGAAGCGGTGCAGGTCATCACGAACTGGGTCGAGAAGAACAGTTCGTGGGACGAATCAGTCATGATCGTCACTGCCGACCACGGACATTTTCTCGTGCTCAAACGACCGGAACTGCTGCTCCAGCCGGCTACGGGAACGACTTCCCGTTGA
- a CDS encoding porin, whose product MRIPEWITFSISWMILSPLLCAQDDDPIVPPLPIPILSDSAPIDEVPPEAIPADTTPAPAAPVTDEDAPPPVTPEQAEPQERLNLTDFEFKTPTISEAIEQETKYPTLHWSGFLQLDSGWVVADEETIDIVGDISSQFGLRRVRLRAGGRVRENASYVVDLDFAASGHPSFRDVALIFSEVPVIQNIEAGYFKQPYGMDAESSGRELLLLERQSPFAMTPFRQTGIRAFGTFPHKSGTYAFSAYRFPTNAFGVSSGNNGGWGLATRETLLVVDREDFLIHLGGGYTLIDPSTDELQFSYEPGFFIGDPASPDSDSVPQFVNTGEIPTRVANYFNTELAFQWKCFRAQAEYRWTVVNRIDNSAVRFHAGYLQAGLMLTGEHAIYNRSRGIFSGVLPKRDFGDDAEDGFGAIELTGGLSHIDLNSEDIMGGSMTNFVTGINWYLNDHARVVVNVTPVNLNNDGIENARSLFFATRLQFEF is encoded by the coding sequence ATGCGCATCCCGGAATGGATCACTTTTTCGATCTCCTGGATGATCTTGTCGCCACTCCTTTGCGCTCAGGACGATGACCCGATCGTCCCTCCTTTACCAATCCCAATCCTTTCTGATTCTGCTCCGATTGACGAGGTGCCCCCCGAAGCAATCCCGGCAGACACGACGCCTGCACCTGCTGCTCCAGTGACTGATGAGGATGCCCCCCCTCCCGTTACGCCGGAACAGGCAGAACCGCAGGAGCGACTCAATCTGACTGACTTCGAGTTCAAGACTCCGACTATTTCGGAGGCGATCGAACAGGAGACGAAGTACCCCACATTACACTGGAGCGGCTTTCTTCAGCTCGACTCAGGGTGGGTCGTCGCGGATGAAGAGACCATCGATATCGTAGGAGATATCTCTTCGCAGTTTGGCTTGCGACGTGTTCGCTTGAGAGCTGGAGGAAGAGTCCGCGAGAATGCTTCATACGTCGTCGATCTTGACTTCGCAGCGAGTGGACATCCGAGCTTTCGGGATGTCGCACTCATTTTTTCTGAAGTGCCTGTGATTCAAAATATCGAGGCGGGTTACTTCAAACAGCCTTACGGAATGGACGCTGAGTCGAGCGGCCGTGAACTGCTTCTCCTGGAACGGCAGTCTCCGTTTGCTATGACCCCGTTTCGCCAAACGGGAATTCGAGCTTTCGGGACGTTTCCACATAAGTCCGGGACATATGCCTTCTCCGCGTATCGTTTTCCCACGAATGCTTTTGGTGTTTCAAGCGGAAACAACGGGGGCTGGGGACTGGCAACGCGAGAAACTTTGCTGGTGGTCGATCGGGAGGATTTTCTGATCCATCTTGGTGGCGGATATACCCTCATTGACCCATCGACTGATGAACTTCAGTTTTCATATGAACCAGGATTCTTCATTGGAGATCCTGCCAGCCCGGATTCAGATTCGGTGCCTCAGTTCGTCAACACGGGTGAAATTCCGACGCGTGTGGCGAACTACTTCAATACAGAACTCGCTTTCCAGTGGAAGTGCTTTCGCGCGCAAGCTGAATACCGTTGGACGGTCGTGAATCGGATCGACAATTCCGCGGTTCGGTTTCATGCTGGCTATTTGCAGGCGGGGCTGATGCTGACGGGAGAGCATGCGATCTACAACAGGAGTCGCGGGATCTTCTCCGGTGTTCTCCCGAAGAGAGATTTCGGAGATGATGCGGAGGATGGTTTTGGAGCGATTGAGTTGACCGGCGGACTTTCGCACATTGACTTGAACAGCGAAGACATCATGGGAGGGTCGATGACCAATTTCGTAACCGGAATCAACTGGTACTTGAACGATCATGCACGAGTGGTCGTCAATGTGACTCCGGTCAATCTCAACAACGACGGGATTGAAAACGCACGCAGCCTCTTCTTCGCGACTCGACTGCAATTCGAGTTCTAG